The following coding sequences lie in one Corynebacterium humireducens NBRC 106098 = DSM 45392 genomic window:
- the ndk gene encoding nucleoside-diphosphate kinase yields MTERTLILIKPDGVKNGHVGEIIARIERKGLKLAALDLRVADRATAEQHYAEHADKPFFGELVEFITSAPLVAGIVEGERAIEAWRQLAGGTDPVSKATPGTIRGDFALTVGENVVHGSDSPESAEREINIWFPNL; encoded by the coding sequence ATGACTGAACGCACTCTCATCCTCATCAAGCCGGACGGCGTCAAGAACGGCCACGTCGGCGAGATCATCGCCCGCATCGAGCGCAAGGGCCTCAAGCTCGCCGCTCTGGACCTGCGCGTCGCGGACCGCGCCACCGCCGAGCAGCACTACGCCGAGCACGCCGACAAGCCCTTCTTCGGCGAGCTCGTCGAGTTCATCACCTCCGCTCCGCTGGTCGCCGGCATCGTCGAGGGCGAGCGTGCCATCGAGGCATGGCGTCAGCTGGCCGGCGGCACCGACCCGGTCTCCAAGGCCACCCCGGGCACCATCCGCGGTGACTTCGCCCTGACCGTCGGCGAGAACGTCGTCCACGGCTCCGACTCCCCGGAGTCCGCCGAGCGCGAGATCAACATCTGGTTCCCGAACCTCTAG
- a CDS encoding pirin family protein: MSVTEQNSEELVLSPTTPHCTDGAKVEIITSRAVPLGGPRAMTVRRTLPQRQRSLIGAWCFVDHYGPDDVSVTGGMDVAPHPHTGLQTVSWLFEGTITHHDSGDHHAVVRPGEVNLMTAGAGICHSEVTTQATTTLHGVQLWTVLPDAHRHGPRRFDHHAPEPVLLDGARALVFLGSLLGYTSPVPTFSPLVGAELRLEAGASISIDVGPTFEHGLLVDAGDVDLEDVTVAPSELAYTGIGEERLRIRNNGSTEARMLLIGGEPFEEEIIMWWNFIGRTYEEIEQYRQEWQDEDERFGVTEGYIGRDPAGLSRLPAPALPHASIRPRKNPAPIARPDERI; the protein is encoded by the coding sequence ATGTCCGTCACCGAACAGAACTCGGAGGAGCTCGTCCTCTCCCCGACCACCCCGCACTGCACCGACGGTGCCAAGGTGGAGATCATCACCTCCCGCGCGGTCCCCCTCGGCGGCCCCCGCGCCATGACCGTCCGCCGCACCCTCCCCCAGCGTCAGCGCAGCCTCATCGGCGCGTGGTGCTTCGTCGACCACTACGGCCCCGACGACGTCTCCGTCACCGGCGGCATGGACGTCGCCCCGCACCCCCACACCGGGCTGCAGACCGTGTCCTGGCTCTTCGAGGGCACCATCACCCACCACGACTCCGGCGACCACCACGCCGTCGTCCGCCCCGGCGAGGTCAACCTCATGACCGCCGGCGCCGGCATCTGCCACTCGGAGGTCACCACCCAGGCCACGACCACCCTCCACGGCGTCCAGCTGTGGACCGTGCTTCCCGACGCCCACCGCCACGGCCCCCGCCGCTTCGACCACCACGCCCCCGAACCCGTGCTCCTCGACGGCGCCCGCGCCCTCGTCTTCCTCGGCTCCCTCCTCGGCTACACCTCCCCCGTCCCCACCTTCAGCCCCCTCGTGGGGGCGGAGCTGCGGCTGGAGGCGGGGGCGTCGATAAGCATCGACGTGGGCCCCACCTTCGAGCACGGACTGCTTGTCGACGCCGGCGACGTCGACCTCGAGGACGTCACCGTCGCCCCCAGCGAACTGGCGTACACCGGCATCGGCGAGGAACGGCTGCGCATCCGCAACAACGGCTCCACCGAAGCCCGCATGCTGCTCATCGGAGGCGAACCCTTCGAGGAGGAGATCATCATGTGGTGGAACTTCATCGGCCGCACCTACGAGGAGATCGAGCAGTACCGCCAGGAATGGCAGGACGAGGACGAACGCTTCGGCGTCACCGAGGGCTACATCGGCCGCGACCCCGCCGGTCTCAGCCGCCTGCCCGCCCCGGCGCTGCCGCACGCCAGCATCCGCCCACGGAAGAACCCCGCCCCCATCGCCCGCCCCGACGAGAGGATCTGA
- a CDS encoding GNAT family N-acetyltransferase: MVTHGHNQFIIHADGQRVGHTDYRDHDGERLFYHTEVTPEFGGRGLAGQLISDALAQTDLPIVAICPFVRGWLEKNDHDHTWRKPTPADITWLQKELR, encoded by the coding sequence ATGGTCACCCACGGACACAACCAGTTCATCATCCACGCCGACGGACAACGCGTCGGCCACACCGACTACCGCGACCACGACGGAGAAAGACTCTTCTACCACACCGAGGTCACCCCCGAATTCGGCGGCCGCGGACTCGCCGGCCAGCTCATCTCCGATGCACTCGCGCAGACGGATCTGCCGATCGTCGCGATCTGTCCCTTCGTTCGTGGTTGGCTGGAGAAGAACGACCACGACCACACCTGGCGCAAGCCCACCCCCGCCGACATCACCTGGCTGCAGAAGGAGCTCCGATGA
- a CDS encoding carboxymuconolactone decarboxylase family protein has translation MTRKAPYLDKFYPEVYKSLTEVSRKLTMLYPDVDLPKSLIELIAVRVSQINGCGTCLSIHVPAARKAGVPENKLDALPAWRMVDEFTEKEKAALELAETLTLLPKDRDNSRAALPACQVFAEEQVAALEWSIIMINAFNRVSIASGHPLLSR, from the coding sequence ATGACCCGCAAGGCCCCCTACCTCGACAAGTTCTACCCCGAGGTCTACAAGTCACTGACCGAGGTGTCCCGGAAGCTCACCATGCTCTACCCGGACGTCGACCTGCCCAAGTCCCTCATCGAACTCATCGCCGTCCGCGTGAGCCAGATCAACGGCTGCGGCACCTGCCTGTCCATCCACGTCCCCGCCGCCCGCAAGGCCGGCGTCCCCGAGAACAAACTCGACGCCCTGCCCGCCTGGCGCATGGTCGACGAATTCACCGAGAAGGAGAAGGCCGCCCTCGAACTCGCCGAGACCCTCACCCTCCTGCCCAAGGACCGGGACAACTCCCGCGCCGCCCTGCCCGCCTGCCAGGTATTCGCCGAGGAACAGGTCGCGGCCCTGGAGTGGTCGATCATCATGATCAACGCCTTCAACCGCGTGTCCATCGCGTCCGGGCACCCGCTGCTGTCGCGCTAG
- a CDS encoding DUF559 domain-containing protein, whose amino-acid sequence MTAGQLRNGHRITTPVTVLVARNRTFRSTGLVTVIRAAHRPWELMDGLRVATPLRAARDIPESRSQYAVGLIERHYTGRDARGRLEKDLGDFGRVPKVLRERVNRASTGTDSETERVLFRALRRRGYAFENNRLIGNYFRDGVYEPAKLIVEVHGHRHHNAIDVQIKDYWKANDATARGYRHLSFSDICVDLHLERVVDFIVAVIRGEEREVELMGRWHVVWRQPGAIGMR is encoded by the coding sequence ATGACCGCCGGGCAGCTGCGGAACGGCCACCGGATCACCACCCCGGTCACCGTGCTCGTGGCCCGCAACAGGACCTTCCGGTCCACCGGTCTGGTCACGGTCATCCGGGCGGCGCACCGCCCGTGGGAGCTCATGGACGGGCTGCGGGTGGCCACCCCGCTCCGCGCCGCCCGTGACATCCCCGAGAGCAGGAGCCAGTACGCGGTGGGGCTGATTGAACGGCACTACACGGGACGCGACGCCCGCGGGAGGCTGGAGAAGGACCTGGGTGACTTCGGCAGGGTGCCGAAGGTGCTGCGGGAGCGGGTGAACCGGGCGTCGACAGGCACGGACTCCGAGACGGAGCGCGTGCTCTTCCGGGCGCTGCGGCGGCGTGGTTACGCCTTCGAGAACAACCGGCTCATCGGCAACTACTTCCGGGACGGCGTGTACGAGCCGGCGAAGCTGATCGTGGAGGTCCACGGTCACCGTCACCACAACGCCATCGACGTGCAGATCAAGGACTACTGGAAGGCCAACGACGCCACCGCCCGCGGGTACCGGCACCTGAGCTTCTCCGACATCTGTGTCGACCTGCACCTGGAGAGGGTGGTCGACTTCATCGTCGCGGTGATCCGGGGTGAGGAGCGGGAGGTGGAGCTGATGGGGCGGTGGCACGTGGTGTGGAGGCAGCCGGGCGCGATCGGGATGCGTTGA